One genomic window of Psychrobacillus sp. INOP01 includes the following:
- a CDS encoding thymidylate synthase — protein MEQYLTLCKHIIDNGVEKGDRTGTGTKSVFGYQMRFDLSEGFPLLTTKKTAFRLVASELLWFLKGDTNVKTLIQANNHIWDEWAFEKWVNSTDYTGPDMTNFGVRAAKDPEFNNVVQQQMDIFCEKILTDDAFSEEFGDLGPVYGRQWRSWPSQDGQTIDQLRNVIDQIKKNPDSRRHIITAWNPAEVDEMALPPCHAFMQFYVANGKLSCQLYQRSADVFLGVPFNIASYALLTHLIAKECQLEVGEFVHTLGDAHLYLNHMDQVNTQLERDPRALPQLLLNDQKESIFDFEIEDIRIEGYDPHPRIKAPIAV, from the coding sequence ATGGAGCAGTACCTTACTTTGTGTAAGCATATTATTGATAATGGAGTCGAAAAAGGAGATCGGACTGGAACTGGCACGAAAAGTGTCTTTGGCTATCAAATGCGATTTGACCTTTCTGAGGGTTTCCCACTTCTTACAACGAAAAAGACGGCATTCCGTTTAGTGGCAAGCGAGCTACTATGGTTTTTAAAGGGTGATACAAATGTTAAGACACTTATTCAAGCTAATAATCATATTTGGGATGAGTGGGCATTTGAAAAATGGGTGAATAGTACGGATTATACAGGTCCTGACATGACAAATTTTGGAGTTCGAGCAGCAAAGGACCCTGAATTTAACAATGTTGTGCAGCAGCAAATGGATATATTTTGTGAAAAAATCTTAACGGATGATGCTTTTTCAGAAGAGTTTGGTGATTTAGGTCCCGTTTATGGGCGTCAATGGAGATCCTGGCCCTCTCAGGATGGGCAAACTATAGATCAATTACGAAATGTCATAGATCAGATTAAGAAAAATCCTGACTCTAGAAGACATATTATTACTGCCTGGAACCCAGCAGAGGTAGATGAAATGGCTTTACCTCCATGTCACGCCTTCATGCAATTTTATGTGGCAAATGGGAAATTATCTTGTCAGCTTTATCAGCGTAGTGCTGATGTGTTTTTAGGTGTACCCTTTAACATTGCCTCTTATGCATTATTAACCCATCTAATAGCAAAAGAGTGCCAGTTAGAAGTCGGAGAATTTGTCCATACTTTAGGAGACGCTCATTTATATTTAAATCATATGGATCAAGTTAATACGCAATTGGAAAGAGATCCTCGTGCGTTGCCACAACTGTTATTAAATGACCAGAAAGAGTCTATATTTGATTTTGAAATAGAAGACATTAGAATAGAGGGTTATGATCCACATCCACGAATTAAAGCACCAATTGCTGTTTAA
- a CDS encoding dihydrofolate reductase: MISLIVAHDANRVIGFENKMPWHIPGDLAYFKEKTMDKAMVMGRKTFESIGRVLPGRKNIIVTRNADYQVAGAEVVTDLVKAIELASEHHDEVMVIGGEQIFRAILPKADRLYITFIQQTFEGDTFFPPYSDEWVLVETTEDMKTPEGITYVYLVYERKVRE; the protein is encoded by the coding sequence ATGATATCACTTATTGTTGCGCATGATGCTAACAGAGTAATCGGATTTGAAAACAAAATGCCTTGGCATATTCCAGGGGACCTTGCTTATTTTAAAGAAAAGACGATGGATAAAGCAATGGTAATGGGTAGAAAAACGTTCGAATCCATAGGACGAGTATTGCCTGGTCGTAAGAATATTATTGTGACAAGAAACGCAGATTATCAGGTAGCAGGTGCAGAGGTAGTTACCGACTTGGTAAAAGCCATTGAACTAGCCTCTGAACACCACGATGAAGTAATGGTGATTGGTGGCGAACAAATTTTTCGTGCGATCTTGCCTAAAGCAGATAGACTTTATATAACATTTATTCAACAAACTTTTGAAGGGGATACCTTTTTCCCACCATACAGTGATGAATGGGTGCTAGTAGAAACAACTGAAGATATGAAAACTCCAGAAGGTATTACTTATGTTTATTTGGTATATGAAAGAAAAGTTAGGGAATAA
- a CDS encoding DegV family protein yields MPKVHIVTDSTADLTTELIEQYNIHVVPLTIQIDGESFIDGLDINAEEFLEKMATSKNLPKSSQPSAGVFKELYDELGKDGDHVISIHMTGGMSGTVKSAQAAAEMSESDVTVIDSKFISFALLFQVEEAAKMASNGETKEAIIQKVEDIRSKSDLFVVVDTLDNLVKGGRIGKGKAMLGSLLSIKPIASLAGGEYTPIAKVRSHKQVVNYLFDRYIADTKGKVVKAVGISHANGFSMATPLMNLIKESGFLDIKVSFTSPVISTHTGPGAIGFMYMTE; encoded by the coding sequence ATGCCGAAAGTTCACATTGTAACTGATTCCACAGCGGACTTAACAACAGAACTAATTGAGCAATATAATATACATGTCGTACCTTTGACAATTCAAATTGATGGCGAATCATTTATTGACGGATTGGATATTAATGCAGAAGAATTTCTAGAAAAAATGGCGACCTCAAAGAATTTGCCAAAATCTTCACAGCCATCAGCAGGGGTCTTTAAGGAATTATACGACGAGCTTGGTAAAGATGGTGATCATGTAATCTCTATACATATGACTGGTGGCATGAGTGGAACTGTAAAATCAGCTCAAGCTGCTGCCGAAATGTCAGAATCAGATGTTACAGTAATTGATTCGAAATTTATTTCCTTTGCATTATTGTTCCAAGTTGAGGAAGCGGCTAAGATGGCTTCAAATGGCGAAACAAAAGAAGCTATCATTCAAAAAGTAGAAGATATTCGCAGTAAGTCTGATTTGTTCGTCGTCGTTGATACGTTGGATAACCTCGTTAAAGGTGGGCGAATTGGGAAAGGAAAGGCAATGCTTGGTTCTTTACTCTCTATTAAGCCAATTGCAAGCTTAGCAGGTGGAGAGTATACACCAATTGCAAAAGTAAGAAGCCACAAACAAGTTGTCAATTACTTATTTGATCGATATATTGCAGATACAAAAGGAAAAGTTGTCAAAGCGGTTGGTATTTCTCATGCAAATGGATTTTCTATGGCTACTCCTTTGATGAACCTTATAAAAGAATCGGGATTCCTAGATATCAAAGTTTCATTTACATCACCTGTCATAAGTACACACACAGGGCCCGGTGCCATTGGATTTATGTATATGACTGAATAG
- a CDS encoding GDSL-type esterase/lipase family protein, giving the protein MKYLIMIICVIFLIGCNSNDLVEVSFSEKQEVLFEDYVIPFQFFPRTIEVVGLGDSLTQGVGDELKREGYLGRLQQHFSQYKGIEDVLLTNTAKRGRRSDQLLKMLKGGEIDHQIRKANIITLTIGGNDIMKVVKKDLFNLKVEAFEKELEKFERNYDQIIHEIREINSTAPIIIIGLYNPITIVTDEKSEFDLILNDWNEAIQETASSDSNACYVPIDHLFVTNANLVYHTDFFHPNSKGYQLVIEKIVNTMQECDLIDVDNWELLF; this is encoded by the coding sequence ATGAAATATTTAATAATGATTATTTGTGTTATTTTTCTTATAGGATGTAATTCCAATGATCTTGTAGAAGTTAGTTTTTCAGAAAAACAGGAAGTTCTTTTTGAAGATTATGTTATCCCCTTTCAATTTTTTCCGAGAACGATAGAAGTGGTTGGCCTTGGGGATTCTTTGACACAAGGAGTAGGAGATGAATTAAAGAGAGAGGGGTATTTAGGACGTCTCCAACAACATTTTTCACAATATAAAGGAATAGAAGACGTTCTATTAACCAATACTGCAAAAAGAGGTCGTAGAAGCGATCAACTTTTAAAGATGTTAAAGGGTGGAGAAATTGACCACCAAATTCGAAAAGCCAATATAATTACATTAACCATTGGTGGAAATGACATCATGAAAGTTGTTAAGAAAGACTTGTTTAATCTAAAAGTCGAAGCATTTGAAAAGGAACTAGAGAAGTTTGAAAGGAATTACGATCAAATTATTCATGAGATTAGGGAGATTAATAGTACTGCTCCGATAATCATAATAGGTTTATATAATCCTATTACGATTGTCACAGATGAAAAAAGTGAGTTTGACCTAATTTTAAACGATTGGAATGAAGCAATTCAGGAGACGGCTTCTAGCGATAGTAATGCTTGTTATGTACCTATCGACCATCTTTTCGTGACAAATGCTAATTTGGTTTATCATACGGATTTTTTCCATCCGAACAGTAAAGGATATCAACTTGTCATTGAAAAAATAGTTAACACGATGCAAGAATGTGATTTAATAGATGTGGATAATTGGGAATTGTTGTTTTAA